In one Deinococcus carri genomic region, the following are encoded:
- a CDS encoding winged helix-turn-helix domain-containing protein — MTAHHVATSQQAALLLHPEFRPLLQYLMQDARSATEVAHRLQLPLPRASYLLLKLQRAGVAVVERVDPRAGRPIQRYRVAPRWFIPYDVTAAETLDAFWWGQIRPRMAQIATLAARQAQDYAPVWGLWLSQGETDSNLEIGDEAGPARDVFAGDEPLMLTIAGLRLNEAQARLLKRQLLNLLEEAARWETPNAPEYTLSLLLVRGGVE, encoded by the coding sequence GTGACTGCCCACCACGTCGCCACATCCCAGCAGGCGGCGTTGCTGCTGCATCCCGAGTTCCGGCCCCTGTTGCAGTACCTGATGCAAGACGCCCGCAGCGCCACGGAGGTGGCCCACCGGCTCCAGCTCCCCTTGCCCCGCGCCTCGTACCTGCTGCTCAAATTGCAGCGGGCCGGGGTGGCGGTTGTGGAACGGGTGGACCCCCGTGCTGGACGGCCAATCCAACGCTACCGGGTCGCCCCCCGGTGGTTTATTCCTTATGACGTGACGGCGGCCGAGACGCTGGACGCCTTCTGGTGGGGACAGATCAGGCCGCGCATGGCGCAGATCGCGACGCTGGCCGCCCGGCAGGCACAGGACTATGCCCCGGTGTGGGGCCTCTGGCTGTCGCAAGGCGAAACCGACAGCAACCTGGAGATTGGCGACGAGGCAGGTCCGGCCCGGGACGTGTTCGCCGGGGACGAGCCGCTGATGCTGACGATCGCCGGCCTGCGGTTGAACGAGGCGCAAGCGCGACTCTTGAAGAGGCAGTTGCTCAACCTGCTGGAGGAAGCGGCGCGGTGGGAGACACCGAACGCACCGGAGTACACCTTGAGCCTGCTGCTGGTGCGTGGCGGCGTGGAATAA
- a CDS encoding MFS transporter: MSPTLWNRSFVLWLLGTAQSQFGSALAGIALSFLVLHQTGSARQMALTLACTLLPSLLMPLAGALVDRWSLKRPLIGADVARGLLQLTVGSLALVWGEVPLWLVNTAAVLTGLAGLFAGPAASAAVPALVAPTQLARANGLLGSVGRGAWLLGTLAGGWIVSTWSPPMAILADGLSFLVMAVLLGWVSLPGRPAAPSVRPSLWADLRAGLQVMGRSRLLVLAPVIALLLNASLAPVTAILPKLFDTLGASATGYGTFLALESLGLLAAGLLLVRLGERAAPGHLISAGLLLTAGTYAALWQCPRTEALLPGAALLGFGFGLVNVPFQTLIQQQVPQAYLGRVFSVLGMVSSVGMPLSLLLVAPLLDRLPLAVWLGFAALAQGLGWLAWCWGLRTQRDGDGAVPQSAHGHPAQCAQAPAAQVDGARSTTSSG; this comes from the coding sequence ATGTCCCCCACGCTCTGGAACCGCAGTTTCGTCCTCTGGCTTCTCGGCACAGCCCAGTCGCAGTTCGGCAGCGCTCTCGCCGGCATCGCCCTGAGCTTTCTGGTGCTGCATCAGACCGGGTCCGCCCGGCAGATGGCCCTGACCCTGGCGTGTACCTTGCTCCCCAGTCTCCTGATGCCTCTCGCCGGGGCGCTGGTGGACCGCTGGTCCCTGAAGCGGCCCCTCATCGGGGCGGATGTGGCGCGCGGCCTGCTGCAACTGACGGTCGGCAGCCTGGCTCTGGTCTGGGGCGAGGTGCCCCTCTGGCTGGTCAATACGGCGGCCGTCCTGACCGGCCTGGCTGGCCTCTTTGCCGGGCCGGCGGCAAGTGCGGCGGTGCCCGCGCTGGTGGCCCCGACCCAGTTGGCCCGCGCCAATGGACTGCTGGGCAGTGTGGGCCGGGGGGCCTGGCTGCTGGGCACGCTGGCGGGCGGCTGGATCGTGAGCACCTGGTCGCCCCCGATGGCCATCCTGGCCGATGGCCTGAGTTTCCTGGTGATGGCCGTGCTGCTGGGCTGGGTCAGCTTGCCTGGTCGGCCAGCCGCGCCCAGCGTGAGACCCAGCCTGTGGGCCGACCTGCGCGCGGGCCTCCAGGTGATGGGGCGTTCACGCCTCCTGGTGCTGGCCCCGGTGATTGCCCTGCTGCTCAACGCCAGTCTGGCCCCGGTCACGGCCATCCTGCCCAAACTGTTCGACACCCTGGGCGCGTCGGCCACCGGGTACGGAACGTTCCTCGCCCTGGAAAGCCTGGGACTCCTGGCTGCTGGACTGCTGCTCGTCAGGCTCGGTGAGCGCGCCGCACCCGGTCACCTGATCAGCGCTGGACTGCTGCTGACGGCGGGCACCTACGCCGCCTTGTGGCAGTGCCCGCGAACGGAGGCGTTGTTGCCGGGGGCCGCGCTGCTGGGCTTTGGGTTCGGGTTGGTCAACGTCCCGTTCCAGACGCTGATCCAGCAACAGGTCCCGCAGGCCTACCTGGGGCGGGTCTTCAGCGTGCTGGGTATGGTGTCGAGTGTCGGCATGCCGCTGAGCCTGTTGCTGGTTGCACCGCTGTTGGACCGCCTGCCCCTGGCCGTCTGGTTGGGGTTCGCGGCGCTGGCGCAGGGTCTGGGGTGGCTCGCGTGGTGCTGGGGGCTGCGGACACAGCGGGACGGAGACGGGGCCGTGCCTCAGTCAGCCCACGGACACCCCGCACAATGTGCGCAGGCTCCTGCGGCTCAGGTTGACGGTGCTCGAAGCACCACGTCGTCAGGCTGA
- a CDS encoding ABC transporter substrate-binding protein → MPKKTLILSALTLLSTAAALTVRHERGTLDLKTPAKRVVALEYSFLDTLVALGVKPVGAALGTQGGDRGVPPYLAPRVKGIPATGSRAQPSLELLAAGRPDLILADAFVHQDTYPQLAKLAPTAAFQSRRGSLDDLNAQTLAIGQLVGRETAARRLLAEQQALIRKARAFAKKGAPPFVAAVVTPKSLTVHTSGSFVGSYLEDLGRKNQLPVKDGQTQYEVSLEGLVALNPQTLVLFTAPDETPITDAWKKNPLWQKIAAVQRGRVYQFNRDNWTRGRGPLALRLMVAETIQSRLLQDAAPGAEFGN, encoded by the coding sequence ATGCCCAAGAAAACCCTGATCCTGTCGGCCCTGACGCTGCTTTCGACCGCCGCTGCCCTCACCGTGAGGCACGAGCGGGGCACCCTGGACCTGAAAACGCCCGCCAAACGGGTGGTGGCGCTGGAATACTCGTTTCTGGACACCCTGGTCGCCCTGGGGGTGAAGCCCGTGGGGGCGGCCCTGGGTACGCAGGGGGGGGACCGGGGTGTGCCCCCCTACCTGGCCCCGCGCGTGAAGGGCATTCCCGCGACCGGCAGCCGCGCCCAGCCCAGCCTGGAACTGCTGGCGGCGGGCCGCCCCGACCTGATCCTGGCCGACGCCTTCGTGCACCAGGACACGTACCCGCAACTGGCGAAACTCGCGCCCACCGCCGCGTTTCAGAGCCGCCGGGGCAGCCTGGACGACCTGAATGCCCAGACCCTCGCCATCGGGCAACTGGTGGGACGCGAGACGGCCGCCAGACGCCTGCTGGCCGAACAGCAGGCCCTGATCAGGAAAGCGAGGGCGTTTGCGAAAAAGGGCGCGCCCCCCTTCGTGGCGGCGGTCGTCACGCCCAAGTCGCTCACCGTGCATACCAGTGGGAGCTTCGTGGGCAGCTACCTGGAGGACCTGGGCCGGAAGAATCAGTTGCCGGTCAAGGACGGCCAGACCCAGTACGAAGTCTCGCTGGAGGGCCTGGTGGCCCTGAACCCGCAGACGCTGGTGCTGTTCACCGCGCCGGACGAAACACCCATCACCGACGCCTGGAAGAAAAATCCGCTGTGGCAGAAGATAGCGGCGGTGCAGCGCGGGCGGGTCTACCAGTTCAACCGCGACAACTGGACCCGTGGGCGCGGCCCGCTGGCCCTGCGCCTGATGGTGGCGGAAACCATTCAGAGCCGCCTGCTTCAGGACGCCGCGCCCGGTGCAGAGTTCGGGAACTAG
- a CDS encoding DinB family protein produces the protein MSEQENAVTHVLARQMHTVYLEEDWFKGLLLRVEGVPAEHASRPNPGGTSSAAGQIGHVLYWLRLARRGLAGEAMDGDQDASFTHMQVNDEEWDALKAELESEMSSFQQDIGRMDGWNQKKLNIVLNQLTHAAYHAGSVVQILKATA, from the coding sequence ATGTCCGAGCAAGAAAATGCCGTCACACACGTTCTCGCCAGGCAGATGCACACCGTCTATCTCGAAGAAGACTGGTTCAAGGGCCTGCTCCTGCGCGTCGAGGGTGTCCCTGCTGAACACGCCTCCCGGCCTAACCCCGGCGGGACTTCGAGTGCAGCGGGCCAGATCGGCCACGTCCTGTACTGGCTGAGACTGGCAAGGCGTGGCCTGGCCGGGGAGGCGATGGACGGCGACCAGGACGCCTCCTTCACGCACATGCAGGTCAACGACGAAGAATGGGATGCCCTGAAAGCTGAACTGGAATCCGAGATGTCGAGCTTCCAGCAGGACATTGGGCGCATGGACGGGTGGAACCAGAAGAAGCTGAACATCGTCCTGAACCAGCTCACGCATGCGGCCTACCACGCCGGTTCCGTCGTCCAGATTCTCAAGGCCACCGCGTGA
- a CDS encoding ABC transporter substrate-binding protein, whose product MKLPLALLSALLLSSAAAQTVPLKHDEGTATVKKDPQRIVVMDEEALGWLAALGLSERVVGLGSTYFSPGDLVGGRIKPEVLKSGFYGRVRLNNPAYIGDWQAPNLETLTALRPDLIVRLTWQGNQNYDKLSKIAPTAGYQEGAAGFWQRGLRDLARVFGRQAQAERVIKQVADVNRANARKLLAAGVFRKYPKVVVVAPFAGGSNWLYTDVRLIPDLRALGFKDGLKPKETTLGVGSAISDEALLGLDKKTLVVLFPPGGKYNGADAFLKTPVGQRLKDQSVLYVPEAFSPYSGPLVSVRNSNDLTRLILEKVK is encoded by the coding sequence ATGAAGCTCCCCCTGGCTCTGCTTTCCGCCCTGCTGCTGTCCAGCGCCGCGGCCCAGACCGTTCCCCTCAAGCACGACGAGGGCACGGCGACCGTCAAAAAAGACCCGCAACGCATCGTCGTGATGGATGAGGAGGCCCTGGGCTGGCTGGCCGCGCTGGGTCTGTCGGAGCGTGTCGTGGGCCTGGGGAGCACCTATTTCTCTCCGGGTGACCTTGTCGGCGGCAGGATCAAACCCGAAGTCCTCAAGAGCGGCTTCTACGGGCGGGTCAGGCTGAACAATCCGGCGTATATCGGGGACTGGCAGGCCCCGAACCTCGAAACCCTCACGGCCCTGAGGCCCGACCTGATCGTGCGCCTGACCTGGCAGGGCAACCAGAATTACGACAAGCTCAGCAAAATCGCGCCGACCGCCGGGTATCAGGAGGGCGCGGCGGGCTTCTGGCAAAGGGGCCTGCGGGACCTAGCCCGCGTCTTTGGCCGTCAGGCGCAGGCCGAGCGGGTCATCAAGCAGGTGGCCGACGTGAACCGGGCCAATGCCCGCAAGCTGCTGGCCGCAGGCGTGTTCAGGAAGTACCCGAAGGTGGTCGTGGTCGCCCCCTTCGCCGGGGGAAGCAACTGGCTCTACACCGATGTCCGCCTGATTCCCGACCTGCGGGCGCTGGGCTTCAAGGACGGCCTGAAGCCGAAGGAAACCACCCTGGGTGTCGGCTCGGCCATCAGTGACGAGGCGCTGCTGGGGCTGGACAAGAAGACGCTGGTGGTGCTGTTTCCGCCCGGCGGGAAGTACAACGGTGCGGACGCCTTCCTGAAAACCCCGGTGGGCCAGCGCCTGAAAGACCAGAGCGTGCTGTACGTGCCCGAAGCCTTCAGCCCGTACAGCGGCCCGCTCGTCAGCGTTCGCAACAGTAATGACCTGACCCGGCTGATTCTGGAGAAGGTCAAGTGA
- a CDS encoding CGNR zinc finger domain-containing protein has translation MKASTTTFAFLAERLCLDFANTVDWHASGHPEERLKTVADLLKWGEDAQLLDAQTRRQLAESAEVHPDQAEVALTRARELREAIYRVFSAVGHDHQPTATDLEALTQARLEAARHQHLQSGGGDFRWVWDDVPDLSRVWWPVALDAADLLTSDLRHRVGECADDRGCGWLFLDVSKAGRRRWCSMKDCGNRAKAQRHRATADRSREQP, from the coding sequence ATGAAGGCGTCCACCACAACGTTCGCGTTCCTGGCGGAGCGGCTGTGCCTGGATTTCGCCAACACGGTGGACTGGCATGCCAGCGGGCACCCCGAGGAACGCCTGAAGACCGTGGCTGACCTGCTGAAGTGGGGAGAAGATGCTCAACTGCTGGACGCCCAGACCCGCCGACAGTTGGCTGAGTCTGCGGAAGTCCACCCCGATCAGGCAGAGGTAGCCCTTACGCGGGCGCGTGAACTGCGCGAGGCCATCTACCGGGTGTTCAGTGCTGTGGGTCATGACCATCAGCCAACCGCGACCGACCTGGAAGCCCTGACCCAGGCCAGACTGGAGGCCGCCCGGCACCAGCACCTCCAGAGTGGCGGGGGGGACTTCCGCTGGGTCTGGGATGACGTACCCGACCTGAGCCGCGTCTGGTGGCCCGTAGCGCTTGATGCTGCCGACCTCTTGACCTCCGACCTGCGCCACAGGGTAGGGGAGTGTGCCGATGATCGGGGATGTGGCTGGCTCTTTTTGGATGTCAGCAAAGCCGGGCGTCGCCGCTGGTGCAGCATGAAGGACTGTGGAAACCGGGCCAAAGCCCAGCGCCATCGCGCGACAGCAGACCGTTCACGGGAACAACCGTAA
- a CDS encoding iron ABC transporter permease, translated as MNRLVFLPLGLAALVAAFLASLALGASDIPLREVVGLLFHPNESTQSLVVHTLRLPRTLVAALAGAGLGTSGLLLQAVTRNPLADPGILGVEAGGAFAILVLVVFFPTAPAGWFVPAAFLGGTLAALAAYSVARSVGITPLRLALAGVAVASLVRAASRSLQLLWEERAQGALFALSGSVAGRTWEQAGQVAPWLLAGLLAALLLTPKLNVLALGEDVARGLGARTERDSALVTGLGVLLAAASVSVVGPVGFVGLIIPHAARALMGPDHRLSLPLCALLGAAFLIAADIAARLSDKPAETPVGILVAAAGAPFFVLLARRIGRR; from the coding sequence TTGAACCGTCTGGTTTTCCTGCCTCTCGGTCTCGCAGCCCTCGTCGCCGCATTCCTGGCCTCCCTGGCGCTCGGCGCGAGCGACATTCCGCTGAGGGAGGTGGTGGGGCTGCTGTTTCACCCGAACGAATCGACCCAGAGCCTGGTGGTTCACACGCTGCGGCTGCCGCGCACGCTGGTCGCGGCCCTGGCCGGCGCGGGCCTGGGCACGTCGGGGCTGCTGCTTCAGGCGGTGACGCGCAACCCGCTGGCCGACCCCGGCATCCTGGGCGTGGAGGCGGGCGGCGCGTTCGCCATTCTGGTGCTGGTGGTGTTCTTTCCGACCGCGCCCGCGGGGTGGTTCGTTCCGGCGGCCTTCCTGGGGGGCACGCTCGCGGCGCTGGCGGCCTACAGCGTTGCCCGGAGCGTGGGCATCACGCCTCTGCGCCTGGCGCTGGCGGGGGTGGCGGTGGCGAGTCTGGTGAGGGCGGCCAGCCGCAGCCTGCAACTGCTGTGGGAGGAACGCGCCCAGGGTGCCCTGTTCGCCCTCTCGGGCAGCGTGGCGGGCCGCACCTGGGAACAGGCCGGGCAGGTCGCCCCCTGGCTGCTGGCGGGCCTGCTGGCCGCGCTGCTGCTCACGCCGAAACTGAACGTGCTGGCGCTGGGGGAGGACGTGGCGCGGGGGCTGGGCGCGCGCACCGAACGGGACTCGGCCCTCGTCACGGGGCTGGGCGTGCTGCTGGCGGCAGCTTCCGTCAGCGTCGTCGGCCCGGTCGGCTTCGTCGGCCTGATCATTCCCCACGCCGCCCGCGCCCTGATGGGACCGGACCACCGCCTCAGCCTGCCCCTGTGCGCCCTGCTCGGCGCGGCCTTCCTGATCGCCGCCGACATCGCCGCCCGCCTGAGCGACAAACCCGCCGAAACGCCCGTCGGCATTCTCGTGGCCGCTGCCGGGGCACCTTTCTTCGTGCTGCTGGCACGGCGAATAGGCCGGCGCTGA
- a CDS encoding iron-siderophore ABC transporter substrate-binding protein, which produces MSRPVPRLALTALLALASAAAAACPGREITHAAGVTCVPGTPKRVVVLDIGPLDTALALGVKPVGAVSKFADSDDFVSYLNGRTGGIQNVGVITQPSLERILALKPDLILSSKVRHGEIYAQLSRIAPTVLSESVGATWRENLLLWGDALGKKAQAQTLLNRFRVRARTVGQKFPRASISVVRFLPGQTRIMHRASFIGTVLDEAGLSRPASQRVNDFAAMVSQEAIPQMDASHLFYTTWGDPKATTQSEMMGSPLWKNLAAVKAGRAFAVDDDFWMTGTGILAANRVLDDLEKYLK; this is translated from the coding sequence ATGAGCCGCCCCGTGCCCCGGCTCGCGCTGACGGCCCTGCTCGCCCTGGCCTCTGCGGCTGCGGCGGCGTGTCCAGGGCGGGAAATCACCCACGCGGCGGGCGTGACCTGCGTGCCCGGGACGCCCAAGCGGGTGGTGGTGCTGGACATCGGCCCGCTGGATACGGCTCTGGCCCTGGGGGTCAAGCCCGTCGGCGCGGTGTCCAAATTCGCGGACAGCGACGACTTCGTCTCCTACCTGAATGGCCGCACGGGCGGCATCCAGAACGTCGGTGTCATCACCCAGCCCAGCCTGGAGCGCATCCTGGCGCTGAAGCCCGACCTGATTCTGTCCAGCAAGGTGCGCCACGGCGAGATCTACGCGCAGCTTTCCCGCATCGCGCCCACGGTGCTGTCCGAGTCGGTGGGCGCGACCTGGCGGGAAAACCTGCTGCTGTGGGGCGACGCGCTGGGCAAGAAGGCCCAGGCCCAGACGCTGCTGAACCGCTTCCGGGTGCGCGCCAGGACGGTGGGGCAGAAGTTCCCCAGGGCCAGCATCAGCGTGGTGCGGTTCCTGCCGGGGCAGACGCGCATCATGCACCGCGCGAGCTTCATCGGCACGGTTCTGGACGAGGCGGGGCTGAGCCGCCCGGCCAGCCAGCGGGTGAACGATTTCGCGGCGATGGTCAGCCAGGAGGCCATCCCGCAGATGGACGCCTCCCACCTCTTCTACACCACCTGGGGCGACCCGAAAGCCACGACCCAGAGCGAGATGATGGGAAGCCCGCTGTGGAAGAACCTGGCGGCCGTGAAGGCGGGCCGCGCCTTTGCGGTCGATGACGATTTCTGGATGACCGGCACGGGGATTCTGGCGGCGAACCGGGTGCTGGACGACCTGGAGAAGTACCTGAAATGA
- a CDS encoding iron ABC transporter permease has translation MIHAPRYTDRRALLLGGLLLAATLVLGILALGLGAVKTPAGDVVQVLLGRGDELTRQLVLELRAPRIVVALLTGAMFAASGAMMQGVIRNPLASPDIIGVGAGAGLAATLFLLAWPSAPPGGLPWAALAGAWAGFALVLLLSREWSGKAIQALHPVRLALVGVAVAAALGAVQQLVLVRAPDGLGAALSFLTGTVYGADAVRAARVLPWALVLLPAALLCSRTLDVLSLGEDLATSLGARVGAARLFCLAVAVALAGAAVTGAGILGFVGLLAPHLARLLVGARHARLLPLAMLLGAFLVLAADTLGRALLPPTEVPAGIFTTLVGAPYFLYLLRRTR, from the coding sequence ATGATCCACGCACCCAGATACACGGACCGCCGCGCCCTGCTGCTCGGGGGGCTGCTGCTGGCCGCGACCCTGGTGCTGGGCATCCTGGCGCTGGGCCTGGGTGCGGTGAAGACCCCGGCGGGGGACGTGGTGCAGGTGTTGCTGGGCCGGGGGGACGAGTTGACCCGGCAACTGGTGCTGGAGTTGCGTGCGCCGCGCATCGTGGTGGCACTGCTGACGGGAGCGATGTTCGCCGCGTCCGGCGCGATGATGCAGGGCGTGATCCGCAACCCGCTGGCCTCGCCCGACATCATCGGTGTGGGGGCGGGGGCCGGGCTGGCCGCCACCCTCTTCCTGCTGGCGTGGCCGTCCGCGCCTCCCGGTGGCCTGCCCTGGGCCGCCCTGGCCGGGGCCTGGGCGGGCTTCGCGCTGGTGCTGCTGCTGTCGCGCGAGTGGAGCGGAAAAGCCATACAGGCGCTGCATCCGGTGCGCCTGGCGCTGGTGGGCGTGGCGGTGGCGGCGGCCCTGGGGGCGGTTCAGCAGCTCGTGCTGGTGCGTGCGCCCGATGGCCTGGGCGCGGCCCTCAGCTTCCTGACGGGCACCGTGTACGGCGCGGACGCCGTGCGGGCGGCACGGGTGCTGCCCTGGGCGCTGGTCCTGCTGCCCGCCGCCCTGCTCTGCTCGCGCACGCTGGACGTGCTGAGCCTGGGGGAGGACCTGGCGACCTCTCTCGGCGCGCGGGTGGGCGCGGCCCGCCTGTTCTGTCTGGCGGTCGCGGTGGCGCTGGCCGGTGCGGCCGTCACGGGCGCGGGAATTCTCGGCTTCGTGGGTCTGCTCGCCCCGCACCTGGCCCGCCTGCTGGTGGGAGCCAGGCACGCCCGGCTGCTGCCCCTCGCCATGCTGCTCGGCGCGTTTCTCGTCCTCGCGGCGGATACGCTGGGGCGCGCGCTGCTCCCGCCCACCGAGGTGCCCGCCGGAATCTTCACCACGCTGGTCGGAGCGCCGTATTTCCTCTATCTGCTGCGGAGGACACGGTGA
- a CDS encoding ABC transporter ATP-binding protein — translation MTDFPLTTDKLRLGYGSSIIIPELDLRVAGGKVTSIIGPNGCGKSTLLRALARLLPVGSGQIHLYGQALHALPSKDVARRLAILPQGPTAPEGLSVEDLVWFGRHPHQGRFPVRREEDREAVNWALDQTGMRIFAGRPLEALSGGQRQRAWIAMSLAQQTDILLLDEPTTYLDLSHQLEVLHLAQRLNREQGKTVVMVLHDLNQAVRYSDEIITMKGGEVYAQGEAGVVLTPELLRDVFSLKAHILTDPDTGKPHVIPYALTR, via the coding sequence ATGACTGATTTTCCCCTCACCACCGACAAACTCCGCCTGGGCTACGGCTCCAGCATCATCATTCCCGAACTGGATTTGCGCGTGGCGGGCGGCAAGGTCACGTCCATCATCGGGCCGAACGGCTGCGGCAAAAGCACCCTGCTGCGGGCGCTGGCCCGGCTGCTCCCGGTGGGCAGCGGCCAGATTCACCTCTATGGACAGGCCCTCCACGCCCTGCCCAGCAAGGACGTGGCGCGGCGGCTGGCGATCTTGCCGCAGGGGCCGACCGCGCCGGAGGGGCTGAGCGTCGAGGACCTGGTGTGGTTCGGGCGTCACCCGCATCAGGGGCGCTTTCCGGTGCGGCGGGAGGAAGACCGCGAGGCTGTGAACTGGGCACTCGACCAGACGGGGATGCGAATTTTCGCGGGCCGCCCGCTCGAAGCCCTTAGCGGTGGGCAACGGCAGCGGGCCTGGATCGCCATGAGTCTCGCGCAGCAGACCGACATCCTGCTGCTCGACGAACCCACCACCTACCTGGACCTGTCACACCAGCTGGAGGTGCTGCACCTGGCCCAGCGCCTGAACCGGGAACAGGGCAAGACCGTGGTGATGGTGCTGCACGACCTCAACCAGGCCGTGCGGTACAGCGACGAGATCATCACCATGAAGGGCGGCGAGGTGTACGCGCAGGGCGAGGCGGGCGTGGTCCTCACCCCGGAACTGCTGCGTGACGTGTTCAGCCTCAAGGCGCACATCCTGACCGACCCGGACACCGGGAAGCCCCACGTCATTCCCTATGCGTTGACACGCTGA
- a CDS encoding sucrase ferredoxin, whose protein sequence is MTLPASRPSPASRSGRLPFCSDLSRQLGEDPIGTAPHWEEVTVLELDVRVWEQLRRFEEWSPEQRRVFERLRGKVEANGAGFGLLMSAPEQAGGPLRVRHYTRGAGGYLRRDYRSPLPQGEWARALTDTLLEPHRLRDWEECPAPSGPDLHVCTHGTVDAACGKYGIPVHRTLHEAGLRAWRTGHFGGHRFAATAVEFPSGLLWAHLTPELALRVARREVQPAEVKRHLRGFAGLPPLAQVLDRELLVQHGWAWLEAERTATVDGPQVTLAYAWQGQRGEVRARVEEAGRLAVPGSSHQAERLDVAQYRVTFL, encoded by the coding sequence ATGACCCTTCCCGCCAGCAGGCCCAGTCCCGCCAGCAGGTCCGGCCGCCTGCCCTTCTGCTCCGACCTTTCACGGCAACTGGGCGAGGACCCCATCGGTACGGCCCCGCACTGGGAGGAAGTCACGGTGCTGGAACTGGACGTGCGGGTCTGGGAGCAGCTCCGCCGCTTTGAGGAGTGGTCGCCGGAGCAACGCCGGGTGTTCGAGCGGCTGCGCGGCAAGGTGGAGGCGAATGGCGCGGGCTTCGGCCTGCTGATGAGCGCGCCGGAGCAGGCAGGCGGGCCGCTGCGCGTGCGCCACTACACGCGGGGCGCGGGGGGCTACCTCCGGCGGGATTACCGGTCCCCCCTGCCGCAGGGCGAATGGGCGCGTGCCCTGACCGACACCCTGCTGGAACCGCACCGCCTGCGCGACTGGGAGGAATGCCCGGCCCCCTCCGGCCCCGACCTGCACGTCTGCACCCACGGCACCGTGGACGCGGCCTGCGGCAAGTACGGGATTCCGGTGCACCGCACCTTGCACGAGGCGGGCCTCCGGGCGTGGCGGACCGGCCATTTCGGCGGACACCGGTTCGCGGCGACGGCGGTGGAGTTCCCCAGCGGCCTGCTGTGGGCACACCTGACCCCCGAACTGGCGCTGCGCGTCGCCCGCCGTGAGGTGCAGCCGGCGGAGGTGAAGCGGCACCTGCGCGGCTTCGCGGGCCTGCCGCCGCTGGCGCAGGTGCTCGACCGGGAACTCCTGGTGCAGCACGGCTGGGCCTGGCTGGAGGCCGAACGCACCGCCACCGTGGACGGGCCGCAGGTCACCCTCGCCTATGCCTGGCAGGGGCAGCGGGGCGAGGTCCGCGCCCGCGTGGAGGAAGCGGGCCGGCTCGCCGTGCCGGGGTCCAGCCACCAGGCGGAGCGGCTGGACGTGGCGCAGTACCGGGTGACGTTCCTTTGA
- a CDS encoding 3-hydroxyacyl-CoA dehydrogenase — translation MNIKTVTVCGSGVLGSQIAFQTAFHGFDVRVYDIDDEAIARARATVQGLQGRYQQDLQATPEQTQAALARLAFFTDLAEAVRGAELVIEAIPEVLDIKRDFYRKLGQVADPDTIFATNTSTLLPSELMEATGRPGKFLALHFANQIWVNNTAEIMRTPRTDDAVFDTVVQFARDIGMVALPLHKEQAGYILNTLLVPLLGAALELVVKGVADPQTVDKTWMVATGAPRGPFAILDVIGLTTPYNINLAASQGDPGRAAVAQYLKHYIDQGKLGVAAGEGFYTYPDPAYLREEFLK, via the coding sequence ATGAACATCAAAACCGTCACGGTATGCGGCAGCGGCGTGCTGGGTTCGCAGATTGCCTTTCAGACCGCCTTTCACGGCTTCGATGTGCGCGTATACGACATCGACGACGAGGCCATCGCCCGGGCCAGGGCAACCGTGCAGGGCTTGCAGGGGCGGTATCAGCAGGACCTGCAAGCCACGCCGGAGCAGACCCAGGCTGCGCTGGCACGCCTGGCGTTCTTCACCGACTTGGCCGAGGCGGTACGCGGCGCGGAGCTGGTGATCGAGGCCATCCCGGAAGTGCTGGACATCAAGCGCGACTTCTACCGGAAGCTGGGGCAGGTCGCCGACCCGGACACCATCTTCGCCACCAACACCTCGACCCTGCTGCCCAGTGAGCTGATGGAGGCCACCGGGCGGCCCGGGAAGTTTCTGGCCCTGCACTTCGCCAACCAGATCTGGGTCAACAACACGGCCGAGATCATGCGCACGCCCAGGACGGACGACGCGGTGTTCGACACCGTCGTGCAGTTCGCCAGGGATATTGGCATGGTCGCGTTGCCACTGCATAAGGAGCAGGCCGGGTACATCCTGAACACCCTGCTGGTGCCGCTGCTGGGGGCGGCCCTGGAACTGGTCGTGAAGGGGGTCGCCGACCCGCAGACAGTGGACAAGACCTGGATGGTGGCGACCGGCGCGCCACGGGGTCCCTTCGCCATCCTGGACGTGATCGGCCTGACCACGCCGTACAACATCAACCTGGCGGCCTCACAGGGCGACCCGGGGCGCGCGGCCGTGGCGCAGTACCTCAAGCACTACATCGACCAGGGCAAGCTGGGCGTGGCTGCCGGTGAGGGCTTTTACACGTACCCGGACCCGGCCTACCTCCGGGAGGAGTTCCTGAAGTAA